The Mycolicibacterium hassiacum DSM 44199 genome includes a window with the following:
- a CDS encoding TetR/AcrR family transcriptional regulator, translating into MSSGGDRPQQQSRADRRRARTRTAILDAAEVVFTRDGYDGARIESIVEIADVSVGSIYVHFDGKRDIYLHLAERSLQLFAEYMARSEDPALSPLQRVLAGGDAYLRFHLDHPYAFDFLAMRTDAGSSKTAEVEARIRDRVGDLLSRFAAQVEAAVAAGEARPVDAMRLTRYLWGAWNGVIALRHQPEGLRVSDDEITEILELARRLLREGLASSALRDDRGEVGDRVPLPRIDWDSPDR; encoded by the coding sequence GTGTCATCCGGTGGTGATCGCCCTCAGCAGCAGTCGCGGGCCGACCGGCGCCGCGCCCGCACCCGGACGGCCATCCTCGACGCGGCCGAGGTGGTGTTCACCCGGGACGGCTACGACGGCGCCCGCATCGAATCCATCGTCGAGATCGCCGACGTGTCGGTCGGTTCGATCTATGTCCACTTCGACGGCAAACGCGACATCTACCTGCACCTGGCCGAACGCTCGCTGCAACTGTTCGCCGAGTACATGGCGCGCAGCGAGGATCCGGCGCTGAGCCCGCTGCAGCGCGTGCTGGCCGGCGGCGACGCCTATCTGCGTTTCCATCTCGACCACCCGTACGCGTTCGACTTCCTGGCGATGCGCACCGATGCGGGTTCGTCGAAGACCGCCGAGGTCGAGGCGCGCATCCGCGATCGGGTCGGCGACCTGCTCAGCAGGTTCGCCGCACAGGTGGAGGCGGCCGTCGCCGCCGGCGAGGCCCGGCCCGTCGACGCCATGCGGTTGACGCGCTATCTGTGGGGCGCCTGGAACGGGGTGATCGCCCTGCGCCACCAGCCCGAGGGCCTCCGCGTCTCCGACGACGAGATCACCGAGATCCTCGAACTCGCGCGCCGGCTGCTGCGTGAAGGGTTGGCTTCGTCGGCGCTGCGCGACGACCGCGGCGAGGTCGGCGACCGGGTGCCGCTGCCCCGGATCGACTGGGATTCACCGGATCGGTAG
- a CDS encoding acyl carrier protein, whose translation MKPSTPEEVSAALTEILRDDMNVDISRVTRDSRLIDDVGLDSVAFAVGMVAIEDRLGVALSEEDLLSCNTVGDLEAAILAKVPTVRNNS comes from the coding sequence GTGAAGCCGTCTACTCCCGAAGAAGTCAGCGCCGCACTCACCGAGATCCTGCGCGACGACATGAACGTCGACATCAGCCGCGTCACCCGGGACTCCCGGCTGATCGACGACGTCGGCCTCGACTCGGTGGCGTTCGCCGTCGGAATGGTCGCCATCGAGGACCGGCTCGGGGTGGCGCTGAGCGAGGAGGACCTGCTCAGCTGCAACACGGTCGGCGATCTCGAAGCGGCGATCCTCGCGAAGGTCCCGACGGTCCGCAACAACTCCTGA
- the mbtN gene encoding mycobactin biosynthesis acyl-ACP dehydrogenase MbtN, with protein sequence MTTTVNGVQAMSREDYRALLDRVFDERVAAWTARAEETEHFPRELIEYLGESGVFTAKWPPGAQFPDVAKVIELARKLGTLGSAGIGVGVGLHDSAIAVLRRFGKSDYLKAIAEQAIRGEAVLCIGASEQSGGSDLQIVGTEIRSDSDGYRVRGIKKFVSLSPIADHVLVVARHVDNRPDSKHGNVAVIAVPLQQCEIQQPYRKVGAGPLDTAAVHIDTWVPAEALVARAGIGLAAISWGLAQERLSVAGLVSTAAQRVIGITLARMMVRRQFGNTLYEHQALRLRMADLQARVDMLRYALDGVAATGKLDLRTAAGMKVTAARLGEEVLNECMHIFGGSGYLVDETPLGRWWRDMKLARVGGGTDEVLWELVAAGMKPDYDGYEELNLLP encoded by the coding sequence ATGACGACAACCGTGAACGGCGTGCAGGCGATGTCCCGCGAGGACTACCGGGCCCTGCTCGACCGGGTTTTCGACGAGCGGGTGGCCGCGTGGACCGCCCGAGCCGAGGAGACCGAACACTTCCCCCGGGAGCTGATCGAATACCTCGGTGAATCAGGGGTTTTCACGGCGAAGTGGCCGCCGGGGGCACAGTTCCCGGATGTGGCCAAGGTCATCGAGCTGGCGCGCAAGCTCGGCACGCTCGGCTCGGCGGGCATCGGCGTGGGTGTCGGACTGCACGACTCGGCGATCGCGGTCCTGCGCCGGTTCGGCAAGTCCGACTACCTCAAGGCCATCGCCGAGCAGGCGATCCGTGGCGAGGCGGTGTTGTGCATCGGCGCCTCCGAACAGTCGGGCGGCTCCGATCTGCAGATAGTCGGCACCGAGATACGATCCGACAGCGACGGCTACCGCGTCAGGGGCATCAAGAAGTTCGTGTCGCTGTCGCCGATCGCCGACCACGTGCTGGTGGTGGCCCGCCACGTCGACAACAGGCCCGACAGCAAGCACGGCAATGTCGCAGTCATCGCGGTTCCGTTGCAGCAGTGCGAGATTCAGCAGCCCTACCGCAAGGTCGGCGCGGGCCCGCTGGACACCGCCGCGGTGCACATCGACACCTGGGTGCCGGCCGAAGCGCTGGTCGCCCGCGCCGGCATCGGCCTGGCCGCGATCTCCTGGGGCCTGGCGCAGGAGCGGCTTTCGGTGGCCGGCCTGGTGTCCACGGCCGCGCAGCGCGTCATCGGTATCACCTTGGCGCGCATGATGGTTCGCCGGCAGTTCGGCAACACGCTCTACGAGCACCAGGCGCTGCGGCTGCGGATGGCCGACCTGCAGGCCCGGGTGGACATGCTGCGCTACGCGTTGGACGGCGTTGCCGCGACCGGCAAGCTCGATCTGCGCACCGCTGCGGGCATGAAGGTCACCGCGGCCCGGCTCGGCGAAGAGGTGCTCAACGAGTGCATGCACATCTTCGGCGGTTCGGGCTATCTGGTCGACGAGACGCCGCTGGGCCGGTGGTGGCGCGATATGAAACTGGCCCGCGTCGGCGGCGGCACCGATGAGGTGCTGTGGGAACTGGTGGCCGCCGGGATGAAACCCGATTACGACGGCTACGAGGAACTGAACCTGCTGCCCTGA
- a CDS encoding MFS transporter: MSSDPEGDCRAVAEKPRLPREVWLLAGANVVVALGYGVVAPVLPQYALHFGVSLSAATFVITAFAFMRLVAAPPAGLLANRLGERRVYISGLVIVALSTGACAFAENYWQLLVFRTAGGLGSAMFTVSSLGLMIRISPEHARGRVAGLFSTGFLIGSVGGPMLGSLTAGLGLSAPFVIYGVALLVAAGVVFVSLRGSTVAAPDPEHEAGVSVRRVLRHRAYLAALFSNFAHGWASFGLRIALVPLFVVEGLGHSPGAAGMALATFAIGNVSAVIPSGYLSDRIGRRKLMIAGLGVAAVTTVLVGLTTSLPIFLAAAYVTGAATGMFVSPQQAAVADIIGNKAHGGTAVGTFQMMADVGSIVGSLVLGLIAEHAAFSWAFVVSGAMLALAALGWTAAPETRGRPAVHTPARAIGPEAGGEVP; the protein is encoded by the coding sequence GTGAGCTCGGATCCGGAGGGCGACTGTAGGGCGGTCGCCGAGAAGCCGAGGCTGCCGCGCGAGGTCTGGCTGCTGGCCGGCGCCAACGTGGTGGTCGCGCTGGGCTACGGCGTGGTGGCGCCGGTGCTGCCGCAGTACGCGCTGCACTTCGGGGTGAGCCTGTCCGCCGCGACGTTCGTCATCACCGCGTTCGCGTTCATGCGGCTGGTGGCCGCGCCGCCGGCCGGTCTGCTGGCCAACCGGCTGGGGGAGCGGCGGGTCTACATCAGCGGACTGGTCATCGTGGCGCTGTCCACCGGAGCCTGCGCGTTCGCCGAGAACTATTGGCAGCTCCTGGTGTTCCGCACCGCCGGCGGGCTCGGGTCGGCGATGTTCACGGTGTCCTCGCTGGGCCTGATGATCCGGATCTCCCCGGAGCACGCCCGCGGCCGGGTGGCGGGGTTGTTCTCCACCGGCTTTCTCATCGGGTCGGTCGGCGGGCCGATGCTGGGCAGCCTGACCGCCGGGCTGGGGCTGTCGGCGCCGTTCGTGATCTACGGTGTGGCGCTGCTGGTCGCCGCCGGGGTGGTGTTCGTCAGCCTGCGCGGCAGCACGGTCGCCGCGCCCGACCCGGAGCACGAGGCGGGGGTGTCGGTGCGCCGGGTGCTGCGTCACCGCGCCTATCTGGCCGCGTTGTTCTCCAACTTCGCCCACGGGTGGGCGTCGTTCGGACTGCGGATCGCACTGGTGCCGCTGTTCGTGGTGGAGGGCCTCGGCCACAGCCCGGGAGCGGCCGGGATGGCGTTGGCCACCTTCGCGATCGGCAACGTCTCCGCGGTGATCCCGAGCGGCTATCTGTCCGACCGGATCGGGCGGCGCAAGCTGATGATCGCCGGGCTGGGGGTGGCGGCGGTGACGACCGTTCTGGTGGGACTGACCACGTCGCTGCCGATCTTCCTGGCGGCCGCCTATGTGACCGGCGCGGCGACCGGCATGTTCGTCTCCCCGCAGCAGGCCGCGGTGGCCGACATCATCGGCAACAAGGCACACGGCGGGACCGCCGTCGGGACGTTCCAGATGATGGCCGACGTCGGTTCCATCGTCGGATCGCTGGTGCTGGGCCTGATCGCCGAACACGCCGCGTTCAGTTGGGCGTTCGTCGTCAGTGGGGCGATGTTGGCGCTGGCCGCGCTGGGGTGGACGGCCGCACCGGAAACCCGTGGTCGGCCCGCCGTACACACCCCGGCGCGCGCCATCGGTCCGGAGGCCGGTGGCGAGGTGCCATGA
- a CDS encoding TetR/AcrR family transcriptional regulator — protein MARPADLQRRRELLDAVVDECARGGIGDRSLREVAAAVGTSHRMLLHHFGSRDGLLLAVVEEVERRQLALLHELPEDPADAVAAMWANLRRPELRPAERLFFECYARGVQGEQPFARLPRASVRWWLQADTGRTMDPALMRLGLAVARGLLLDLVATDDLAGVDAAVERFIELLRRAYQS, from the coding sequence GTGGCTCGGCCGGCTGATCTGCAGCGGCGCCGCGAACTGCTCGACGCGGTGGTCGACGAATGCGCCCGCGGCGGCATCGGCGACCGGTCGCTGCGCGAGGTGGCCGCCGCGGTCGGCACCAGCCACCGGATGCTTTTGCACCACTTCGGATCCCGCGACGGGCTGCTACTGGCCGTCGTCGAGGAGGTGGAGCGCCGTCAGCTGGCCCTGCTGCACGAGCTGCCCGAGGATCCGGCCGACGCGGTCGCCGCGATGTGGGCGAACCTGCGCCGGCCCGAACTGCGGCCGGCCGAGCGGCTGTTCTTCGAGTGCTATGCCCGGGGTGTCCAGGGGGAGCAGCCGTTCGCCCGGTTGCCGCGCGCGTCGGTGCGATGGTGGTTGCAGGCCGACACCGGCCGCACCATGGATCCCGCGCTGATGCGGCTGGGGCTGGCGGTCGCCCGCGGCCTGCTGTTGGACCTGGTGGCCACCGACGACCTCGCCGGGGTCGACGCCGCGGTCGAACGATTCATCGAGTTGCTGCGGCGGGCGTATCAGTCCTGA
- the crcB gene encoding fluoride efflux transporter CrcB, protein MFGHDRRELAAVFAGGALGTLARAAFGAAVVAGPGQWPWATFGVNIVGALLLGYLTVRLPASGYRRPLLGTGLCGGLTTFSTLQVEILRMIEHDAFALAGGYAAASVAAGLVAVTLGARWAAMSTGRASR, encoded by the coding sequence GTGTTCGGGCACGACAGACGCGAGCTGGCCGCGGTCTTCGCGGGCGGGGCGCTGGGCACGCTGGCACGGGCCGCGTTCGGGGCCGCGGTGGTGGCCGGGCCCGGACAGTGGCCGTGGGCGACGTTCGGCGTCAACATCGTCGGCGCACTGCTGCTCGGCTACCTGACCGTGCGGCTGCCCGCGTCGGGCTACCGGCGACCGCTGCTGGGCACCGGGCTGTGCGGGGGGCTGACGACGTTCTCGACGCTGCAGGTCGAGATCCTGCGGATGATCGAGCACGATGCGTTCGCGCTGGCCGGCGGGTACGCGGCCGCCAGCGTCGCCGCCGGTCTGGTGGCGGTGACGCTCGGGGCTCGGTGGGCCGCGATGAGCACCGGGCGGGCATCGCGGTGA
- the crcB gene encoding fluoride efflux transporter CrcB, with product MSLWVWAGVAVLGGAGALARHVVDHAVMNRVVERSPGGRWEAFPWGILLVNVSGAGLLGLLAGAGPSATATLLIGVGLLGSYTTFSTWMVQTATLAGRRRVAAAAVNVLLSLALGLAAAALGAWLGARL from the coding sequence GTGAGCCTCTGGGTCTGGGCCGGGGTGGCCGTGCTCGGCGGCGCCGGGGCGCTGGCGCGCCATGTCGTCGACCACGCGGTGATGAACCGCGTGGTCGAGCGGAGCCCCGGTGGCCGGTGGGAGGCCTTCCCGTGGGGGATCCTGCTGGTCAACGTGTCCGGTGCGGGGCTGCTCGGGTTACTGGCCGGCGCCGGTCCGAGCGCGACCGCCACCCTGCTGATCGGGGTGGGCCTGCTCGGTTCCTACACGACGTTCTCCACCTGGATGGTGCAGACCGCGACGCTCGCCGGCCGGCGCCGAGTCGCGGCGGCGGCGGTGAACGTGCTGCTCAGCCTCGCGCTCGGGCTGGCCGCGGCCGCGCTGGGCGCCTGGCTCGGCGCGCGGCTGTGA
- the pgm gene encoding phosphoglucomutase (alpha-D-glucose-1,6-bisphosphate-dependent): MAAHPRAGQPAQPEDLIDVAHVVTAYYTVEPDPDNVDQQVVFGTSGHRGSSLDGAFNEAHILATTQAIVEYRRARGVTGPLFLGRDTHALSEPAWVSALEVLVGNDVEVMIDSADRYTPTPAISHAILTHNRGRSTGLADGIVVTPSHNPPRDGGFKYNPPHGGPADTDATGAIARRANELLREGLTGVKRVPAARALAAAHRHDYLDAYVADLPNVVDLHAISAERIRIGADPLGGASVDYWAAIAERHNLDLTVVNPLVDPTWRFMTLDGDGKIRMDCSSPNAMAGLIRTMSGQDAYQIATGNDADADRHGIVTPDGGLLNPNHYLAVAIDYLFTHRPDWPASTAVGKTAVSSSIIDRVAAGLGRELIEVPVGFKWFVEGLRSGAIGFGGEESAGASFLRRDGSVWSTDKDGIILALLAAEILAVTGETPSQRYTALADRHGAPCYARIDAPANREQKARLARLSPEQVTATELAGEPIVAKLTTAPGNGAPLGGLKVITENAWFAARPSGTEDVYKIYAESFRGADHLAEVQQAARDVVNKVIA; encoded by the coding sequence ATGGCGGCCCATCCTCGAGCCGGACAGCCGGCACAGCCCGAAGACCTCATCGATGTGGCCCACGTGGTCACCGCGTACTACACCGTCGAGCCCGACCCGGACAACGTCGATCAGCAGGTGGTGTTCGGCACCTCCGGCCACCGCGGTTCCAGCCTCGACGGGGCGTTCAACGAGGCGCACATCCTGGCGACCACCCAGGCGATCGTCGAGTACCGCCGCGCCCGGGGCGTCACCGGTCCGCTGTTCCTCGGCCGCGACACCCACGCGCTGTCCGAGCCGGCCTGGGTGTCGGCGCTGGAGGTGCTGGTCGGCAACGACGTGGAGGTGATGATCGACTCGGCCGACCGCTACACCCCGACCCCGGCGATCAGCCACGCGATCCTGACCCACAACCGCGGCCGCAGCACCGGCCTCGCCGACGGGATCGTGGTCACCCCGTCGCACAACCCGCCGCGCGACGGCGGGTTCAAGTACAACCCGCCGCACGGCGGCCCGGCCGACACCGACGCCACCGGTGCGATCGCCCGGCGCGCCAACGAGCTGCTGCGCGAGGGTCTCACCGGCGTCAAACGGGTGCCCGCGGCCCGCGCGCTGGCCGCGGCGCACCGCCACGACTACCTCGACGCCTACGTCGCCGACCTGCCCAACGTCGTCGACCTGCACGCGATCAGCGCCGAGCGCATCCGCATCGGCGCCGACCCGCTCGGCGGGGCCAGCGTCGACTACTGGGCCGCGATCGCCGAACGGCACAACCTCGACCTCACCGTGGTCAACCCGCTGGTCGATCCGACGTGGCGGTTCATGACGCTCGACGGCGACGGCAAGATCCGGATGGACTGCAGCTCACCGAACGCGATGGCCGGGCTCATCCGGACCATGAGCGGACAGGACGCCTACCAGATCGCCACCGGCAACGACGCCGACGCCGACCGGCACGGGATCGTCACCCCCGACGGCGGTCTGCTCAACCCGAACCACTACCTGGCCGTCGCCATCGACTACCTGTTCACCCACCGCCCGGACTGGCCGGCGTCGACCGCGGTGGGCAAGACCGCGGTCAGCTCGTCGATCATCGACCGGGTCGCCGCCGGGCTGGGCCGGGAGCTGATCGAGGTGCCGGTCGGGTTCAAGTGGTTCGTCGAGGGGCTGCGCAGCGGTGCCATCGGCTTCGGCGGCGAGGAGAGCGCCGGGGCGTCGTTCCTGCGCCGCGACGGGTCGGTGTGGAGCACCGACAAGGACGGGATCATCCTGGCGCTGCTGGCCGCCGAGATCCTCGCGGTCACCGGCGAGACCCCGTCGCAGCGGTACACCGCGCTGGCCGACCGGCACGGCGCGCCCTGCTACGCCCGCATCGACGCCCCGGCGAATCGGGAACAGAAGGCGCGGCTGGCCAGGCTCTCGCCCGAGCAGGTCACCGCGACCGAACTGGCCGGTGAGCCGATCGTCGCCAAACTCACCACCGCCCCGGGCAACGGCGCTCCGCTGGGTGGGTTGAAGGTGATCACCGAGAACGCGTGGTTCGCCGCCCGCCCGTCGGGCACCGAGGACGTGTACAAGATCTACGCCGAGTCGTTCCGCGGCGCCGACCATCTGGCGGAGGTGCAGCAGGCCGCCCGTGACGTGGTCAATAAGGTCATCGCGTGA
- a CDS encoding DUF488 domain-containing protein: MGGRSTVRIARVYDEPDPGEGARVLVDRLWPRGLRKDDPRVGRWLPAVAPSPELRRWYGHRPELFDEFADRYTAELGTGAAAAGLAELRDLVRRGPVTLVTATRDVDHSNAAVLARVLAGGSRRPRS, encoded by the coding sequence ATGGGCGGCCGTTCGACGGTACGGATCGCCAGGGTGTACGACGAGCCGGATCCCGGCGAGGGAGCACGGGTGCTGGTCGACCGGCTGTGGCCGCGCGGCCTGCGCAAGGACGATCCGCGCGTCGGCCGCTGGCTGCCCGCGGTCGCCCCGTCGCCGGAACTTCGTCGCTGGTACGGTCACCGGCCCGAGCTGTTCGACGAGTTCGCCGACCGCTACACCGCCGAGCTCGGGACCGGCGCGGCCGCCGCCGGGCTGGCCGAGCTGCGCGATCTGGTGCGCCGGGGACCGGTCACCCTGGTGACCGCGACCCGCGATGTGGACCACAGCAACGCCGCGGTGTTGGCGCGGGTGCTGGCCGGTGGGTCGCGCCGCCCAAGGTCGTGA
- a CDS encoding GNAT family N-acetyltransferase codes for MTDVDEGCAPILARELTEISDEVRAVPAPPIPQLSEPYRLRAADAERDAAMVSEWMNRPHLVEAWEYPWPPQRWRRYLQAQLDGEYSRPLIGFFKGEPIGYFELYRAAKDSIAPCYDADPHDIGMHAAIADERFINRGIAPLLLPRVVASIFELDPRCRRIMFDPDHRNTGARRVCEFAGAEFLGEHDMPNRRMALYALHRDRFLASAQARRRI; via the coding sequence ATGACTGACGTCGACGAGGGCTGCGCGCCCATCCTGGCGCGCGAGCTCACCGAGATCTCCGACGAGGTGCGCGCGGTGCCGGCGCCGCCGATCCCGCAACTGAGCGAGCCGTACCGGCTGCGCGCGGCCGATGCCGAGCGCGACGCGGCGATGGTGTCGGAGTGGATGAACCGGCCGCACCTGGTCGAGGCGTGGGAGTACCCGTGGCCGCCGCAGCGTTGGCGGCGCTACCTGCAGGCCCAGCTCGACGGCGAATACTCCCGCCCGCTCATCGGGTTCTTCAAGGGCGAACCGATCGGGTACTTCGAGTTGTACCGGGCGGCAAAGGATTCCATCGCCCCGTGCTACGACGCCGACCCGCACGACATCGGCATGCATGCCGCCATCGCCGACGAGCGGTTCATCAATCGGGGGATCGCGCCGCTGCTGTTACCCCGGGTGGTCGCCAGCATCTTCGAACTCGACCCGCGGTGCCGGCGCATCATGTTCGATCCCGACCATCGCAATACCGGTGCCCGGCGGGTGTGCGAGTTCGCCGGTGCGGAGTTCCTCGGCGAGCACGACATGCCGAACCGGCGGATGGCGCTCTACGCGCTGCACCGCGACCGGTTCTTGGCGAGCGCACAGGCGCGCAGGAGAATCTAG
- a CDS encoding NAD(P)H-dependent flavin oxidoreductase produces MGPVNRIQALLGVRYPVVQAPMTYIARAELAAAVSEAGGMGVIETLTPQGRADLHRVRELTDRPVAANLMIQGWKKDPSIVDVLADAGVRHVFTSAGDPGLFTARLHDAGMTVIHVVGSLRGAQKAVDAGVDALVVEGVEGGGFKSALGASTMVLLPLIASRVDLPLIAAGGICDAHSAAAAVVLGAEGVQMGTRMLASRESLVHGNFKEAIVAADDAGTVLLDLPGNPTMRVLRTGLAARLAEHDPRAGLLDNVTALYFDGDLEASVANTGQVASRIDEVLPVAQIVEQTWSRIGAVLDTARARANS; encoded by the coding sequence ATGGGGCCCGTGAATCGGATCCAGGCGCTGCTGGGCGTCAGATATCCCGTCGTTCAAGCACCGATGACCTATATCGCCCGGGCCGAACTCGCCGCGGCGGTGTCCGAGGCCGGTGGCATGGGCGTCATCGAGACCCTCACGCCGCAGGGCCGTGCGGATCTTCACCGGGTCCGCGAGTTGACCGACCGCCCGGTGGCGGCGAACCTGATGATCCAGGGGTGGAAGAAGGACCCCTCGATCGTCGACGTGCTCGCCGACGCCGGGGTGCGCCACGTGTTCACCTCGGCCGGCGATCCGGGCCTGTTCACCGCCCGCCTGCACGACGCCGGGATGACCGTCATCCACGTGGTGGGTTCGCTTCGGGGCGCGCAGAAGGCCGTCGACGCGGGCGTGGACGCGCTGGTCGTCGAGGGAGTCGAGGGCGGTGGATTCAAGTCGGCACTCGGTGCGTCGACGATGGTGCTGCTGCCGCTGATCGCCTCCCGCGTCGATCTGCCGTTGATCGCTGCGGGCGGGATCTGCGATGCGCACTCCGCGGCCGCCGCCGTGGTGCTGGGCGCCGAGGGCGTGCAGATGGGCACCCGGATGCTGGCCAGCCGGGAATCGTTGGTGCACGGCAACTTCAAGGAGGCCATCGTGGCCGCCGATGACGCCGGCACGGTCCTGCTGGACCTCCCGGGCAACCCGACCATGCGGGTGTTGCGCACCGGGCTCGCCGCGCGCCTGGCCGAGCACGATCCCCGGGCCGGACTGCTCGACAACGTCACCGCGCTGTATTTCGACGGCGACCTGGAGGCCAGCGTCGCCAACACCGGTCAGGTCGCGTCGCGCATCGACGAGGTTCTTCCGGTCGCGCAGATCGTGGAGCAGACCTGGAGCCGGATCGGCGCGGTGCTCGACACGGCACGAGCGCGGGCCAACAGTTAG
- a CDS encoding NAD(P)/FAD-dependent oxidoreductase, giving the protein MRDHVERTDVDVVIVGSRCAGAAAAIALARRGRRVVALDSAAFPSDTLSTHLMFPPHWAEVERLGALPRVLALGPPLHSHGGLAAPGVQVVGPYSAYNGLNFGSCVRRSGFDLALVETAREAGAEVRERVRVTGLLTEPSGRVTGVRFTTRDGTTRSITAKLIIGADGRRSTIARLVGAPEHHHWPNGRMMAYAYYTDTHHDERELAMQWRQDDDLVTVFPCDGGQLVALQMPPVRRAAEYRADAETAFDATVARIPGYAERLRGCARVSRIFTSVTHPSYFRHSHGPGWALAGDAGHFKDPVTAQGMRDALRFGRTLGEAVAPYLDDEEALDAALAAWEDDRDRQCLPMYQWANNLGRDDRVSPIEDAAYRWFAARPGGPTEILDVFSRKRDATEVFTPARLVRWVAAAARDPRVDRRELARTLRRDLGREAARMVEAALFFRRRDESRRRFSAEFGSRRPEDTTTLSAAPAGAQSGAQSTDGQEDSQSTTQVAG; this is encoded by the coding sequence ATGCGGGATCACGTAGAGCGAACAGACGTGGATGTGGTGATCGTGGGCAGCAGATGCGCGGGTGCCGCCGCGGCGATCGCGCTGGCCCGCCGGGGACGCCGTGTCGTGGCGCTCGACAGCGCCGCTTTCCCGTCCGACACCTTGTCGACCCACCTGATGTTTCCCCCGCACTGGGCCGAGGTGGAGCGGCTCGGCGCGCTGCCCCGGGTGCTCGCGCTGGGTCCGCCGTTGCACAGTCACGGCGGGCTGGCCGCGCCCGGAGTGCAGGTCGTCGGGCCCTACAGCGCCTACAACGGACTGAACTTCGGCAGCTGTGTGCGCCGGTCCGGATTCGATCTGGCGTTGGTCGAGACGGCCCGCGAGGCCGGGGCCGAGGTGCGGGAACGGGTCCGGGTCACCGGCCTGCTCACCGAACCGTCGGGCCGGGTGACCGGGGTGCGCTTCACCACCCGCGACGGCACCACCAGATCGATCACCGCCAAGCTGATCATCGGCGCCGACGGCCGCCGGTCGACCATCGCCCGCCTGGTCGGCGCCCCCGAGCATCACCACTGGCCCAACGGGCGGATGATGGCCTACGCCTACTACACCGACACCCACCACGACGAACGCGAACTGGCCATGCAGTGGCGCCAGGACGACGACCTGGTCACCGTGTTTCCCTGCGACGGTGGGCAACTGGTCGCGCTGCAGATGCCTCCGGTACGCCGCGCCGCCGAGTACCGCGCGGACGCCGAGACGGCGTTCGACGCCACCGTGGCCCGCATCCCGGGCTACGCCGAGCGCCTGCGCGGGTGCGCCCGGGTGAGCCGGATCTTCACCTCCGTGACGCATCCGTCGTACTTCCGGCATTCGCACGGGCCGGGCTGGGCGCTGGCCGGCGACGCCGGTCATTTCAAGGACCCGGTGACCGCACAGGGGATGCGCGACGCGTTGCGCTTCGGACGCACCCTCGGCGAGGCGGTGGCCCCGTACCTCGATGACGAAGAGGCGCTCGATGCGGCGCTGGCGGCCTGGGAGGACGACCGCGACCGGCAGTGTCTGCCGATGTATCAGTGGGCCAACAACCTCGGCCGCGACGACCGTGTCTCGCCGATCGAGGACGCCGCCTACCGCTGGTTCGCCGCACGGCCGGGTGGGCCGACGGAGATCCTCGACGTGTTCTCCCGGAAACGGGACGCCACCGAGGTGTTCACTCCGGCGCGGCTGGTGCGGTGGGTGGCCGCAGCCGCCCGTGACCCGCGCGTCGATCGCCGCGAGCTGGCGCGCACGCTGCGCCGTGACCTCGGGCGGGAGGCCGCGCGGATGGTCGAGGCGGCGTTGTTCTTCCGGCGCCGCGACGAGTCCCGGCGGAGGTTCAGCGCCGAATTCGGTTCCCGCCGACCAGAAGACACCACGACACTGTCGGCGGCACCGGCAGGGGCACAGTCAGGGGCACAATCGACCGATGGTCAAGAAGATTCGCAGTCGACGACCCAAGTAGCCGGCTGA